GTGAGCCGCCTGACGATCAGCTGATCATGGCCTCCCGCTTCCGTTGCGGAAGCGGGAGGCAAAGACTAACAACAACTAAAAGACCAAATCATGATGACAAAACTTAATACCAGCAAGACCAAAACATCCGCCCCCATGGCTGAACCCCAGGGCGACAACACCAAACCGGCAGACGGAGAACCCACCGACCCCAACATGACCAAGCAAGAATATGACGCCTTGACCGGCACGGCATCCCAAGAAGAGGATCCTCCTAAAACGGAAAACAGAGAAATTAAAGGACAGGAACCTGTATCATCCGCCGCCACCTTGCGAACAGCTGAACCTTCCCGCGTGGAAATTGCCGCGACTATTGCCTCCGGCCTGGTGGCTCACGGACGCTATGCAGCACTGCTGCGCGACGAGCGCATGATCCGCGAGCTGGCGCTCAACTCCCTGCGGGTGGCCGATGCCCTGATCTCCGCCGCTAACCCCCAAGCCTGACCGCTTCATGAAAGCCTGGATCAAGCTGACGACGGATGACCTGGCCCTGGTATTCAACGCCAAGGAATTGGCCGTTGTGGCACCGTCCGGCCCGGACTCCGCCAATCCCTGGACGCTGGACACCCTGGACGACGTGACAGCCATGGTCAGGGAATCCATCGCCAGCAATCCGGCCAACGCGCTGGACGATGACCAGGCAACCATACCGCGCACGCTGCGCGCTGCCGCGATGGACATTGCGGCGGTGCGCCTGCTCAAGCGTTTCAGCATGGCCATCACCGACGAGCGGCGCAAGGCGGCGGATGATGCCGCCGCACTGCTGGCCTCCATTGCCAGGGCGGAACGCAAGGTGATGGGGCCGGACGGCAAGGTGCATGTGCCCGCATCGCACAAGCCTGCCATTATCGCCCCGTCTCCGGCCTACGGCAACGACGGCACAGGCTGGTACCCGGAGCCATGATCGAGGCATCATGGCAGTTAATAGTGAATAGTTATCAGGTAATAGCATGCCCGCTCCCGGTCAGTTTATCCTTAACAAGCAAGTCATCCCGTCCGAGCTGCGCAGCCGGGAATGGGAAGCTGCGCGCGTGGATTACTGGCGTATGGAGCGGGCCTTTGTGATGGCGGGCAAGGTGCGATTTGAGGATGCCCAGGCTTGCCGGAATGCTGCGGCTGCTCTGGCCAACGGGAAAGTGTCTCTGATTGAAGCGCGCCGGGCGGTCCGGGAAGAACTGGAACGCGCCGGCTACCGTCCCACGCCGGGAACCACCGGAACGATTAAAGACATCTACACCCCGCGCCGCCTGGATGTAACCTTGAAAACCAATGTCAACATGGCGCGCGGCTATGCGGAAAAGAACCGGCTCACGGGCAATGCCATGTACCCGGCAAGCGAGCTGCACCGCAACCGTCAATCCCGCGAGCCCAGGGACTGGCAAATGCGCTGGAACGAGGCGGCCGCCTCCGTCAACTACGAAGGTGTAGCCAGGGATGGATCTTTCATTGCTCTGAATGATTCCCCCATTTGGGCGGCGCTGTCCCGGTGGCGGACGCCTTACCCGCCTTTTGACTACGGCAGCGGCATGTGGTGGCGTCCGGTGAAATGGCGTGTTGCCGAGCAAAAGGGCCTGGTAACGGACGAAGATATGGAACGCATCGAATCCCAGCGGCCGGAGTCGTTCAACCATGATGTTGCCTTGGACGCCAATGTCCGGGATGAAGACTTGGGCGCAGCCCTGGCCGAACAGATGAAGGGCATTGCAGAATGGGACGGTTCCTCCCTGCGCCTGGTGGACCGCAACGGCACACGTCCCTATGATGCCGGAGAGATTGGCCGGGTGATCACCACCCAACCACGCGAGGACGTGCCGGCATCTCTGCGCACCAACTACCAGGCCGACGCCCTGGATGAATTTTTAAGCAACCCCGACGGCTTCCGGGCCGATGCGCCAGAGAACCGCGCGGGACTGGATATGATTGAAGACGTGGCGCGCCTGTTTGGCCGGATTCTTCCGGACGCAGCCCCGGAACTGGAAACGTCCCTCACGCTGACAGCGCAGGATCTGGCAGCCCTGCAATCCGGCGTTTATCGCGTGCCGCTCACGGTGGCGGCGTTGCCGGCTGTGCCCGTCGGGAGTGCGCCCCCTGCCTCCGGCAACGTGCGCCTGGTGGTGCAAGGCGGTAGCAGCGCTAGGCGCATTGACTTGGCGGCGGCTGCCATCGGCCGCCAGGTGGCGCCCGGCAGCCGGGTATTGTTGGGCGGTACGGCGTACCGCGTCACCGGCATCGACACGGCCACCAGGCCGGCAACCATCACTGTGCGCGAATTATGATCAGTCTGAATGTGACCATCACGGGCGGCATTGCTTTGAAACTTGGGCGCAAAGAACAGGCCCAGGTGAATGAAGCCATTGCCCTGGACCTTCAGGACAATCTGCGCACCCGCTTTGAGGATCGCGGCGGCCGGTCTTTTTGGGCGGACGCTGCCCGCGCCACCGTCGTGGAACCGGACGGCAATGACCGGCTGGCCGTGCGTGTGTACAAGCGCGGCGTCCGGCACCAGTGGCTTGGCTCTATTAAGGCCCTGGGCGGTCCGCTGCGCGCCAGCGGCCGACCGTCCGAAGTGACGGGAGAACCGACCAAAAATCTGGCCATCCCGACAGAGTATGCCCCGTATGGGTTGAGCATCCAGCAGGCAGGGCTGGGGGGAAGCCTGGTGTTTGTGCCTTGCAAGGGGCCTGCAACGGGGGTGCTGGTTGGCGGCAAAGACGTTCCCATCACGAGGGGACCGCGCAAGGGACAGACCCGGCGTGTGGCAGATCCGCAAAGCCCGATTTTCTACATCCTGATGCGGGAGGTCACCATACCGGAACACCCGGATGTGATGCCCGATGAAGACGAAGTGCGCAGCGTGGCCGAGGAAGCCGTACATGATGCCCTGGATTTTTTAAGCAGAAAGAAGAAATCATGAAGAAAGCGCCCAGTTACCTTTATGCCCGCAAACTGATGGGACATTTACAGGGGGACACAGATCTTGCCCCGCTGGTGATGCCGGGCCTGTTTGACCGCGTGAGCCAGTGTGACCTGCTCCTGATGACGGCCAATTCCCAGTATTGCTGCGTGGCCGTCACACCGGGCGATCCAACCAACACGGACCAGGCGCAGCGCACGCGCACCACACGGATGGATTGCCCGATGGTAGTCGGCATCTACATGCAGCAGGAATCCCTGTTGCCGCCAGGGTATGAATCCGTGGATGAATATCTGGCCGACGTCGCGGCTACCATTATTGCGCGTGTCCAGAACTGGATGCGTGATGAAGAGGACAACCAGGAAGAACCGGTCGTTATTGGCGTAACGCCGCTGGATTTGAGCAAGCTGGAAAAAATCAAGAACCTGGTAGGCAAGGCCGTCGTGCTGGCTCCGAGACTTTTTTATTAACCCTGAACCATAAATTAAACCATGGCAAAAGCAGAAACCAAACAGGAACAGGCCCCGGCAGCAGCCGTGGGGGAAGCAACGCGGGAACCCGCCGTCAAGGTGCGCATCCTCAAGACGGGAACCGAGATTGACGGCTGGCGCTTTGCCGCCGGCGCGCTGGTGACGGTAACGGCCAAACAGGCTGCCGCTCTGGAAGCCGACAAGGCCGCCAGGCGCGTGTATTAACATCAGGCTCAACTATTAAAGAAGAAAGACTAAACATCATGAGTGAAGCAACAAGACGAGTGAACTACCTGATTGGCGGCATGCCGATCAGGATTGCCAAATTTGGAACCACGGACGGCAGCAAGACAGTGGGCGCGGACGCATGTCCGGCAATCCCCACCTCCGAAGCTCCCGGCCCCTGGCTGTACCTGGGCAAAATCAAGAGCGGCCAGGTGGAGCAGGTCAAGAAGAACGTCCAGATTGAGGGCGTGAAT
The genomic region above belongs to Akkermansia massiliensis and contains:
- a CDS encoding phage protein Gp36 family protein; protein product: MKAWIKLTTDDLALVFNAKELAVVAPSGPDSANPWTLDTLDDVTAMVRESIASNPANALDDDQATIPRTLRAAAMDIAAVRLLKRFSMAITDERRKAADDAAALLASIARAERKVMGPDGKVHVPASHKPAIIAPSPAYGNDGTGWYPEP